GGCCCGCGAGCCGCAGGACATCACCGTGCTCGACGTGTACCGCGCGGTGGAGGAAAAGCCCGACCTGTTCGCGCTCCACGCCGAGCCCAGGGGCAACTGCGACATCGGCAGCAACATCCGCGGCGTGCTGCGAAGCGTCTTTTGCCGCGCGCACGAAGCCATGCAGCGGGAGCTGGGCGCCGTCACCATCGCCGACGTCTTCCACGACGTCACCGGGCGCTCGTGTTGTGGACCGCAGCCAGCGGAGATGGATTGCGGCCAGCCGGCGGGACA
The window above is part of the Longimicrobium sp. genome. Proteins encoded here:
- a CDS encoding Rrf2 family transcriptional regulator, giving the protein MSTISSRVAMAVHVLAFLARRRGEAVTSDTIAGSVNTNPVVVRRLMGSLRNAGLVQVQPGARGGAQLAREPQDITVLDVYRAVEEKPDLFALHAEPRGNCDIGSNIRGVLRSVFCRAHEAMQRELGAVTIADVFHDVTGRSCCGPQPAEMDCGQPAGQRAEA